Proteins from a single region of Paenibacillus sp. BIHB 4019:
- a CDS encoding CsbD family protein, giving the protein MTASNNGLGDKIKGKANQVKGEIKDQIGKATNNESLQGEGKLDKAKGIAQEKIGELKNKISK; this is encoded by the coding sequence ATGACAGCTTCAAATAACGGTTTAGGCGATAAAATAAAAGGCAAAGCCAACCAAGTAAAAGGCGAGATTAAAGACCAGATCGGCAAAGCGACGAACAATGAATCGCTGCAAGGAGAAGGCAAGCTGGATAAAGCCAAAGGTATCGCCCAAGAAAAAATCGGCGAGCTCAAAAATAAAATCAGCAAGTAG
- a CDS encoding RNA 2'-phosphotransferase yields the protein MLTDKREKSLSKMMTKILRHAPEKFGIELDEADGSCLLNELLAAINRQPDWSSITEAHIRYVVERSSKQRFELADGRIRARYGHSVQKVSYPAAVPPEVLYHGTNEAVVAAILREGIQAMGRQYCHLSEGLDFAALAGSRRGKLAILAVDTQLAAELGVVFYYAGNEVWLAEEIPAACCRIYDLPIVTAKT from the coding sequence ATGTTAACGGATAAACGGGAAAAAAGCCTCAGCAAGATGATGACCAAAATATTGCGGCATGCGCCCGAAAAGTTCGGCATTGAACTTGATGAAGCGGATGGCTCCTGCTTGCTTAACGAGCTGCTGGCCGCCATTAATCGGCAGCCGGATTGGAGCAGCATAACGGAAGCGCATATTCGCTACGTTGTGGAGCGCTCCTCGAAGCAGCGCTTTGAGCTTGCAGACGGGCGCATCCGCGCCCGTTATGGGCATAGCGTGCAAAAGGTGAGCTATCCGGCTGCGGTGCCGCCGGAAGTGTTGTATCATGGCACGAATGAAGCGGTGGTAGCGGCTATTTTGCGCGAAGGCATTCAGGCGATGGGCCGCCAATATTGCCATCTGTCGGAGGGGCTGGATTTTGCAGCCCTTGCAGGCAGCCGAAGGGGCAAGCTGGCGATTTTGGCAGTGGATACGCAGTTGGCCGCGGAGCTCGGGGTTGTTTTTTATTATGCTGGCAATGAGGTCTGGCTGGCTGAGGAGATTCCGGCGGCCTGCTGCCGGATATATGATTTGCCGATTGTTACGGCGAAAACTTAG
- a CDS encoding slipin family protein translates to MTTAKFKNPLIIQDDERALLFRKGGYIKLLQPGKYRLSTWREETATVLNVTKRFQVTGKDADMFLHDQELLAQLTIVEVQDFEYVLHYVDGKFNSLLTAGKHIFWNVLKKHTFVHADIRQPEISKDINLAIMSKLNGYYQCVEVANYETAALFYNNVMQRELAPGKYYFWNGPTTVLVRKTDLRQQQLDLTGQEMMTEDKVTLRLNFVCQYKITDPIKVLMIKSFEDQVYIVLQLILREYVGTLRLDDLLKMKQEIAAFVLSRLNEKGDDYGVQFLSAGVKDIILPGDIKDIMNTVLIAEKKAQANLITRREETASTRSLLNTAKLMDENTTLYRLKELEFMEKICEKIGTISLSSGGNMLEQLNSLLSAKQE, encoded by the coding sequence ATGACGACGGCTAAATTTAAAAATCCATTGATTATACAGGATGATGAGCGCGCGCTTTTGTTCCGTAAAGGCGGCTATATTAAGCTTTTGCAGCCAGGCAAATACCGGTTGTCAACATGGCGCGAGGAAACGGCGACTGTACTGAATGTGACGAAGCGTTTTCAAGTTACGGGCAAGGATGCCGATATGTTTCTGCATGATCAGGAGCTGCTCGCCCAGCTTACGATCGTTGAGGTGCAGGATTTTGAATATGTGCTGCATTATGTAGATGGGAAATTTAATTCCTTGTTGACGGCAGGCAAGCATATTTTCTGGAATGTACTGAAAAAGCATACGTTCGTTCATGCGGATATTCGCCAGCCTGAGATCAGCAAGGACATTAATCTGGCAATTATGTCTAAGCTTAATGGCTACTACCAGTGCGTGGAGGTCGCGAATTATGAGACAGCGGCATTGTTTTATAACAATGTGATGCAGCGGGAGCTGGCTCCGGGCAAATATTATTTCTGGAATGGTCCGACGACGGTGCTCGTCCGCAAGACGGATTTGCGCCAGCAGCAGCTTGATTTGACGGGACAGGAAATGATGACGGAGGACAAGGTGACGCTGCGGCTTAACTTCGTCTGCCAATACAAAATCACTGATCCGATTAAAGTGCTGATGATTAAATCGTTTGAAGATCAGGTGTACATTGTGCTGCAGCTGATTTTGCGGGAATATGTCGGTACGCTGCGCCTCGATGATTTGCTGAAGATGAAGCAGGAAATCGCCGCATTCGTGCTTTCCCGGCTCAATGAGAAGGGCGATGATTACGGCGTCCAGTTTCTGTCGGCAGGCGTGAAGGACATTATTTTGCCAGGCGATATCAAGGATATTATGAACACGGTGCTTATTGCGGAGAAGAAGGCGCAAGCCAATCTCATCACCCGCCGCGAGGAGACGGCTTCCACCCGCAGCCTGCTGAACACAGCGAAGCTGATGGATGAAAATACGACGCTGTACCGCCTCAAAGAGCTTGAGTTCATGGAAAAAATTTGCGAGAAAATCGGCACGATTTCGCTGTCCAGCGGCGGCAACATGCTGGAGCAGCTCAACTCGCTGCTGAGTGCAAAGCAAGAATGA
- a CDS encoding sulfatase-like hydrolase/transferase — MNSQPLSRKKPNFLVILVDEERYPPFYENAEIKQWSRENLVAQQFLRKSHSMEFHRHYIGSAACCPSRATLMTGQYPSLHGVSQTTGIAKEPFDSDMFWLGSNTVPTLGNYFREAGYQTYYKGKWHFSYQDIIIPGTHQSVLSYSPENGMPDRAREELYLHANRMDDFGFSGWIGPEPHGRDPRNSGSSAAIGLSGRDIVYASEVVSLIQALAHEKERNDAAKPWLIVSSFVNPHDIVLYGALAAQLPTFNFDIGPMPPVAPAPTQNEPLDTKPRCQKSYQQIYPRALQPIINEPHYRKLYYHLQKQADMQMQKVLEALVQTSAYDDTIVIFTSDHGDLLGSHGRLHQKFYCAYEEMLHVPLIIHSKQLFPKPEPQLFNTLTSHVDLLPTMLGLAQANAGDIQSRLQKKFSEVHPFVGRDLSSFILGHNTSEPVESPIYFMIDDDVTRGQHQVNPIGIPFPSVVQPNHIETVIAPLYNDNNKQLWKYSRYYDNEQFWSEPGTRDVTFQPTASHAGSAASGSPSASNICYVAAIKTVPVAEEYELYNLTADPLETRNLAHPAFATEQTKRIQQQMAQLLDEQRQQKRIKPYLTGLSPDEL; from the coding sequence ATGAACAGCCAACCGCTCTCAAGAAAAAAGCCTAATTTCCTTGTCATTCTCGTCGATGAGGAGCGATATCCTCCCTTTTATGAGAACGCGGAAATTAAGCAATGGAGCAGAGAAAATCTCGTAGCCCAGCAATTTCTCAGAAAATCGCACAGCATGGAATTTCACAGGCATTATATTGGAAGCGCAGCGTGCTGTCCGAGCCGGGCAACGTTGATGACCGGGCAATATCCTTCTCTCCACGGGGTCAGCCAAACGACGGGAATTGCCAAGGAACCGTTTGACTCGGATATGTTTTGGCTGGGCAGCAATACGGTGCCTACGCTAGGGAATTATTTTCGCGAGGCAGGATATCAAACCTACTATAAGGGAAAATGGCATTTTTCCTACCAAGATATCATTATCCCTGGCACGCATCAAAGCGTCCTCAGCTATTCTCCCGAGAACGGTATGCCAGATCGAGCACGGGAGGAGCTGTATTTGCATGCCAATCGAATGGACGATTTCGGATTTTCCGGCTGGATTGGCCCAGAGCCTCACGGCAGAGACCCGCGCAACTCCGGCTCGTCTGCTGCTATAGGCCTGAGCGGCCGAGATATCGTCTATGCCTCCGAAGTGGTTTCCCTGATTCAGGCTCTTGCCCATGAGAAAGAGCGAAATGATGCGGCAAAACCATGGCTCATTGTGTCATCATTTGTGAACCCGCATGATATTGTTTTATACGGCGCTCTCGCTGCACAGCTGCCTACCTTCAATTTTGACATCGGGCCAATGCCTCCGGTCGCGCCAGCGCCGACCCAAAATGAACCTTTAGATACGAAACCGCGCTGCCAAAAAAGCTACCAGCAAATCTATCCGCGCGCGCTGCAGCCTATTATTAATGAGCCTCATTACCGCAAGCTCTATTACCATTTGCAAAAACAAGCCGATATGCAAATGCAGAAGGTGCTTGAAGCTCTCGTCCAAACGTCTGCCTATGACGATACGATTGTCATTTTCACTTCCGATCACGGGGATTTGCTTGGCTCCCACGGCCGCCTTCATCAAAAATTTTACTGCGCCTATGAAGAGATGCTCCATGTTCCTTTGATCATTCACAGCAAGCAGCTGTTTCCGAAGCCAGAGCCGCAGCTATTCAACACCCTTACCAGCCATGTTGATCTGCTTCCGACTATGCTTGGGCTGGCTCAGGCTAACGCAGGCGACATCCAAAGCCGCTTGCAAAAAAAATTCAGCGAGGTCCATCCCTTTGTCGGCCGTGACCTGTCCAGCTTTATTTTAGGGCATAACACATCCGAGCCCGTAGAATCACCGATTTATTTTATGATCGACGACGATGTTACGCGGGGCCAGCATCAAGTTAATCCCATCGGAATACCATTTCCTTCCGTTGTTCAGCCCAATCATATTGAAACGGTAATTGCCCCTCTCTATAACGATAACAACAAACAATTATGGAAGTATTCCCGCTATTATGATAACGAGCAGTTTTGGAGCGAGCCGGGAACTAGAGACGTAACCTTTCAGCCGACCGCTTCGCATGCCGGGAGTGCAGCCTCCGGGTCACCCTCTGCCTCTAATATCTGCTATGTTGCAGCTATCAAAACCGTTCCTGTTGCTGAGGAATACGAGCTGTATAATTTGACCGCTGACCCGCTTGAAACACGCAATCTCGCCCATCCTGCCTTCGCGACCGAGCAGACGAAACGCATCCAACAACAGATGGCACAGCTGCTTGACGAACAACGACAGCAAAAAAGGATAAAGCCTTATCTTACTGGCTTATCGCCAGACGAATTATAA
- a CDS encoding RNA ligase family protein produces MDFTKLNSLTKYPSILTYHQLGERGRLNDTLTEGEAFDLDKPVYVYEKVDGENARMILLHNEAGTDYVIGSREELLYAKGDRIGNPYGNMAALLTPIAERMQASLADGKLGLTVIYQESYGGKTKAAKNYTSSGSQGYRVFDLFSLTHEELKHLLELPIDQIAKWRDHGGQPFYKEAEKAAFIERWSLDAAPLLAELGGAAFPVGLEETSRFLSDFAVTRVGMDAAGKSEGIIARTADRKMIRKIRFEDYERTFRNAPKA; encoded by the coding sequence ATGGATTTTACAAAACTGAATTCCTTAACGAAATATCCGAGTATCCTCACCTATCACCAGCTTGGGGAACGCGGCCGTTTAAACGACACATTAACCGAAGGCGAGGCCTTCGATTTGGATAAGCCCGTTTATGTTTATGAAAAAGTAGACGGGGAAAATGCGCGCATGATTTTGCTTCATAATGAAGCCGGGACGGACTATGTTATTGGCTCACGAGAGGAGCTGCTGTATGCCAAGGGGGACCGAATTGGCAATCCTTATGGCAATATGGCGGCCTTGCTAACCCCGATTGCGGAGCGGATGCAGGCCAGCTTGGCGGATGGGAAGCTTGGACTTACGGTTATATATCAGGAGAGCTATGGCGGAAAAACAAAGGCGGCCAAAAATTATACGTCCAGCGGCAGCCAAGGCTACCGGGTATTCGATCTGTTTTCGCTGACGCATGAGGAGCTTAAGCATTTGCTGGAACTGCCGATTGACCAAATTGCCAAGTGGCGCGATCATGGCGGCCAGCCTTTTTATAAAGAGGCGGAGAAAGCAGCATTTATCGAGCGATGGAGCCTCGACGCTGCGCCGCTGCTGGCTGAGCTGGGTGGAGCTGCGTTTCCGGTCGGGCTGGAGGAGACGAGCCGCTTTCTTAGCGATTTTGCGGTCACGCGTGTAGGAATGGATGCAGCCGGAAAGTCAGAAGGAATCATTGCACGAACGGCTGATCGCAAAATGATTCGTAAAATCCGGTTCGAGGATTACGAACGAACCTTTAGAAATGCGCCGAAGGCATGA
- a CDS encoding RtcB family protein: protein MLHNYYQQVKLPSGQVHVYAGPELFAALDYKVFELANNNLQIPNQVYMGYTPDVHVGVGTCIGTTAVWNMEDGYVSPSIVGSDIGCGMRVHLTNLHKDELKDVKLRRKLVKAIEKYLPMEEHGRGHFSDIRLEHVVKKGLHGLPKKYIPDAYTPRKATSLTHVESSKFYVEGGALDLFPERVWHRSHRQLGTLGGGNHFAEIQAIEIPEENREIAEAWGLKDGQVVIMIHSGSRAWGGSVSQYCSSNMTKMMKAEGLGTADPKLVFAPLAHQLGKDYVELMYSALNYAVVNRHLIAYAIREAGKDVFGSKFEMSTLYDLMHNYAWEEEHDGHSYFVHRKGATRALPAQHPDNPEPYKETGHPALIPGSMGSSSYIMVGKPGGRDNYHSICHGAGRIRSRSASKRLITVEEFAASMRVGMEDEIVLNQRSLESMVDESPQAYKDVDQIIESVVGAGLAEVVAKCKPLATIKGA from the coding sequence ATGTTACACAACTATTATCAACAAGTGAAGCTGCCTTCGGGGCAGGTGCATGTATATGCGGGGCCGGAGCTGTTTGCTGCGCTGGATTATAAAGTTTTTGAGCTTGCAAATAACAATTTGCAAATACCGAATCAAGTTTATATGGGCTACACGCCTGACGTTCATGTGGGCGTAGGTACGTGCATTGGAACGACGGCAGTATGGAATATGGAAGACGGCTACGTCTCGCCTTCCATTGTCGGCAGCGATATCGGCTGCGGCATGCGGGTTCATTTGACCAATTTGCACAAGGATGAATTGAAGGATGTGAAGCTTCGCCGCAAGCTGGTGAAGGCGATTGAGAAATATTTGCCGATGGAAGAGCATGGGCGGGGCCATTTTTCAGATATTCGCTTAGAGCATGTTGTGAAAAAAGGATTGCACGGCTTGCCGAAAAAATATATTCCGGATGCTTATACACCGCGCAAAGCGACTTCGCTGACGCATGTGGAAAGCAGCAAATTTTATGTGGAAGGCGGTGCGCTGGACTTGTTCCCGGAACGGGTATGGCATCGCTCGCATCGCCAGCTTGGCACGCTTGGCGGGGGCAATCATTTTGCTGAAATTCAGGCGATTGAAATTCCCGAGGAAAACCGCGAAATTGCGGAAGCCTGGGGCTTGAAGGATGGTCAGGTCGTCATCATGATTCATTCTGGCTCGCGCGCATGGGGCGGCTCAGTAAGCCAATATTGCAGCAGCAATATGACTAAAATGATGAAAGCCGAAGGGCTAGGCACCGCTGATCCCAAGCTGGTGTTCGCGCCGCTTGCACATCAATTGGGCAAAGATTATGTAGAGCTGATGTATTCCGCTCTGAATTATGCGGTCGTCAACCGACACCTCATCGCTTATGCGATTCGCGAGGCGGGGAAGGATGTTTTTGGCAGCAAATTTGAAATGTCGACGCTCTATGATCTCATGCACAATTACGCATGGGAGGAAGAGCATGACGGGCATTCGTATTTCGTCCATCGCAAAGGGGCGACAAGAGCGCTCCCTGCCCAGCATCCGGATAACCCTGAACCATACAAGGAAACGGGACATCCGGCGCTCATTCCCGGCTCGATGGGCTCCTCTTCCTACATTATGGTAGGCAAGCCGGGTGGACGCGACAATTACCACTCCATCTGCCATGGCGCTGGTCGCATTCGCTCGCGGAGTGCGAGCAAACGGCTCATTACAGTTGAAGAGTTTGCCGCATCAATGCGGGTAGGGATGGAGGACGAAATTGTTCTCAACCAGCGTTCGCTGGAGTCGATGGTCGATGAGTCGCCGCAGGCGTACAAGGATGTCGATCAAATTATTGAGAGTGTCGTCGGCGCTGGTCTGGCTGAGGTTGTGGCCAAATGCAAGCCGCTGGCGACAATTAAGGGGGCTTAA
- a CDS encoding DUF1273 domain-containing protein, with translation MNNLLVSGYRAHELNIFNQKHEGIAYIKQAITNKLLPLIDDGLQWVITPGQYGVDLWACEAVIALKPQYPQLRLSIITAYSNPEEKWKDDKKEYYEQVLKGVDYYASVSDKPYDGIWQLQARDELLFRKTEGILLVYDEDAGEGSPRYFKERALRRQQADGYRYISISSDDIQSIADEANYRDMD, from the coding sequence ATGAACAATTTGCTAGTGTCGGGCTACCGTGCGCATGAGCTGAACATTTTTAATCAAAAGCATGAAGGCATTGCCTATATTAAGCAGGCGATTACGAATAAGCTGCTGCCGCTTATTGATGATGGCTTGCAATGGGTCATTACGCCGGGCCAATATGGCGTTGATCTATGGGCGTGTGAAGCTGTCATCGCGCTGAAGCCGCAATACCCGCAGCTCAGGCTTTCTATTATTACAGCGTATAGCAATCCGGAAGAGAAGTGGAAGGATGACAAGAAGGAATATTATGAGCAGGTGCTGAAGGGCGTCGATTATTATGCGTCGGTCAGCGATAAGCCTTATGACGGTATTTGGCAGCTGCAGGCGAGGGATGAGCTGCTGTTTCGCAAAACCGAGGGCATTTTGCTCGTGTACGATGAGGATGCAGGGGAAGGCAGTCCGCGCTACTTCAAGGAGCGTGCGCTCCGCCGGCAGCAGGCCGATGGTTATCGCTACATCAGCATCAGCTCGGATGATATTCAGAGCATTGCGGATGAGGCGAATTATCGGGATATGGACTAG
- a CDS encoding nucleotidyltransferase domain-containing protein: protein MSDYKAKIAAELRKIEAEERVRIVYACESGSRAWGFPSKDSDYDVRFIYVRETNWYLSIFEQRDVIERPISDMLDINGWDLKKALNLFRKSNPPLLEWLQSPIHYMEETTVAEQIREAAPANFSPRSSIYHYLHMAKGNFREYLQGDQVKIKKYFYVLRPVLACQWVEERGTVPPLSFEELVHELVPDSSLKREVLTLLERKKAGIELDLEPKISVINDFLARRIAYYEEVAKQAPASGQKQDQALDELFRSALREVWGPRAE from the coding sequence ATGAGCGATTATAAAGCTAAAATAGCAGCCGAGCTGCGCAAAATAGAAGCGGAGGAACGCGTGCGTATCGTGTATGCCTGTGAGTCAGGCAGCCGCGCATGGGGCTTCCCGTCGAAGGACAGTGATTACGATGTAAGATTTATTTATGTACGGGAGACGAATTGGTATTTATCGATTTTTGAGCAGCGCGATGTGATTGAACGCCCAATCAGCGACATGCTCGATATTAACGGCTGGGATTTGAAAAAAGCGCTGAATTTATTCCGTAAATCGAATCCGCCGCTGCTGGAATGGCTGCAATCGCCGATCCACTATATGGAGGAGACGACGGTAGCGGAGCAAATTCGCGAGGCTGCTCCGGCGAACTTCTCGCCGCGCTCCAGCATCTATCATTATTTGCATATGGCGAAAGGGAACTTTCGCGAGTATTTGCAGGGCGACCAAGTGAAAATTAAAAAATATTTCTACGTGCTGCGCCCGGTGCTCGCCTGCCAATGGGTTGAAGAGCGAGGCACCGTGCCTCCTCTGTCATTTGAGGAGCTAGTGCATGAGCTGGTGCCAGATTCGTCGCTTAAACGCGAGGTGCTCACGCTGCTTGAACGCAAGAAAGCAGGCATCGAGCTGGATTTGGAGCCGAAAATCAGCGTAATTAACGATTTTCTCGCTAGGCGTATCGCCTATTACGAGGAAGTGGCAAAGCAAGCGCCAGCTTCGGGGCAGAAGCAGGATCAAGCGCTGGATGAACTATTTCGCTCAGCACTCCGGGAAGTATGGGGGCCCAGAGCGGAATAG
- a CDS encoding GerMN domain-containing protein, whose translation MNTKIAIAALLLIVMTTAGCADKSSAHSAQEVTLDAAQSKTVTAVTVVEPQQTAEAPVSAAEVKKRTIEVFFSDPQGEKLNKAGVQISFATPVEKYTEAFKALQQSDNAELIPLWSKEIELKSVHFKNGALTLDIHMPDTARLGSGSEILALDALTWTLFQFVEVKTIDLLVDGKQLESLMGHADLEHPITRGK comes from the coding sequence ATGAACACAAAGATTGCTATTGCGGCGCTCCTATTAATCGTTATGACGACAGCCGGCTGTGCGGACAAGTCATCGGCCCATTCGGCGCAAGAGGTTACTTTAGATGCTGCCCAATCCAAGACGGTCACAGCGGTCACAGTCGTGGAGCCGCAGCAAACGGCTGAGGCTCCGGTATCTGCTGCGGAAGTGAAGAAGCGGACAATTGAAGTTTTTTTCTCAGACCCTCAGGGGGAAAAGCTGAATAAAGCGGGTGTGCAGATTTCTTTTGCCACACCTGTAGAAAAATATACGGAAGCCTTTAAAGCTTTGCAGCAAAGCGACAATGCCGAGTTGATACCGCTCTGGTCGAAAGAGATCGAGCTGAAATCCGTCCATTTTAAAAACGGAGCGCTCACGCTCGACATTCATATGCCTGACACGGCGCGTCTCGGATCTGGCAGTGAAATACTCGCTTTGGATGCTTTAACATGGACGCTATTTCAATTCGTAGAGGTGAAAACAATTGATTTGCTCGTTGATGGAAAACAACTGGAAAGCTTAATGGGACATGCCGATTTGGAGCATCCCATTACGAGAGGGAAATAA
- a CDS encoding copper amine oxidase N-terminal domain-containing protein gives MKQKVITILLAMVMLLAIPTGLSAAKAESQTVFVNGKKIAYAQAPISENGTTLVSAKETIEALGLAFSWDKGNKRIIASSGEMTISIILNEPVATVNGISIFLGTPAVERNGRTMVPLRLLTDGLGASMETKGNQISIKTVDPSKSKYYTGLPLQITNSAVKNLGTEKIVVHYKEYYYAGGAVQTYDFTASLNARGKAAFNSATVKPGENYDSNGTNYIYFGRAIYSIETGEKETVSKSYNLAKQLYGNGGTIEKQMRALYKQKEDEYKKKLKEELKKNNNVPFKVVDYSITYDSLGYPEANIRLWNLTTKKIVSFELSFSTYDAYGDPVKGGYPYSNRYYGKVVNSSIGSGENPVYTWDLYGYEDTTKLKNIQIDRVAFSDGSVWKRK, from the coding sequence ATGAAACAGAAAGTAATTACAATTTTGCTGGCTATGGTCATGCTGCTGGCAATCCCAACGGGGCTTTCGGCCGCTAAGGCGGAGAGCCAGACTGTTTTTGTAAACGGCAAGAAAATCGCTTACGCGCAGGCACCAATAAGCGAGAACGGCACAACGCTTGTATCGGCAAAAGAAACGATTGAAGCACTTGGCCTCGCCTTCAGCTGGGACAAGGGCAACAAACGGATCATCGCTTCAAGCGGCGAAATGACGATTTCGATTATTTTGAATGAGCCCGTTGCTACGGTTAATGGCATTTCTATATTTTTGGGAACGCCTGCTGTAGAACGAAATGGCCGCACCATGGTTCCGCTTCGCCTGTTGACAGATGGTCTAGGCGCTTCTATGGAAACGAAAGGCAACCAAATCAGCATTAAAACGGTAGACCCGAGCAAAAGCAAATATTATACAGGCCTGCCGCTGCAAATTACGAATTCCGCTGTGAAAAATCTAGGCACGGAAAAAATCGTTGTTCATTATAAAGAGTATTATTATGCCGGTGGCGCTGTACAGACCTATGATTTTACGGCATCGTTGAATGCGCGCGGCAAAGCCGCTTTTAACAGTGCGACTGTAAAGCCTGGCGAAAATTATGATTCGAATGGCACGAACTATATCTATTTTGGCAGAGCCATCTACAGCATAGAGACTGGAGAAAAAGAAACAGTAAGCAAAAGCTACAATCTGGCTAAACAGCTTTATGGCAATGGCGGCACGATTGAAAAGCAGATGAGAGCCCTCTACAAACAGAAGGAAGATGAATACAAGAAGAAACTGAAAGAGGAGCTTAAGAAAAATAATAATGTTCCGTTTAAAGTTGTTGATTACAGCATTACTTACGATTCATTAGGCTATCCGGAAGCGAATATAAGGCTCTGGAATTTGACGACCAAAAAGATAGTTTCATTCGAGCTTTCTTTCAGCACGTATGATGCTTATGGCGATCCAGTAAAAGGCGGTTATCCATATTCGAACCGCTATTATGGCAAGGTTGTAAATAGCAGTATAGGTAGTGGAGAAAACCCAGTGTATACTTGGGACTTATATGGCTATGAAGACACGACTAAGCTGAAAAATATTCAAATCGATAGGGTAGCCTTTTCCGACGGCTCCGTCTGGAAACGCAAATAA
- a CDS encoding N-acetylmuramoyl-L-alanine amidase family protein: MIQKKTQWQENMMKRLGFLMVLFMLLVAFPNDSFAAAVDTKVILDGTELVQPENTKAEIIDKKVMIPIRIVSESLGYDVLWNKQAQTVTISKEGTLIEMTVGQKAAKVNTAAIDIDAPPVMKKGTTLVPLRFVGEQMNLKVGWNNTTKTVTLTSPIPEVIDEEVGNDPVTPPPSETGGTIIDGAIPSGVSTVSAISFNDNRLIVTTSGKVGPKIFTMKAPDRLVIDLPNSAFAPSFGDGQALNGSQMGELVITDSSDVTKVRYSLFTREPSAIRIVLDLRQATSYQLVSDDSGLYVVDLNVDGDVGGAPIVPPISSDGKKIVVIDPGHGGVEPGKVALTGLQEKIINLALSLKVEQLLKQVPAINVVMTRKDDTTLSLSNRAKLANALNADLFVSLHANGYTTSTASGTETYYARDSSIPLAKTIHRYLVEATGLRDRGVKYGNYHVIRETTMPAVLLETGFMSNASDLAVITNETVEMRMAKGIVEGIKEYLGIK, from the coding sequence ATGATTCAAAAAAAGACACAATGGCAGGAGAATATGATGAAGAGGCTAGGGTTTTTAATGGTATTATTTATGCTTTTAGTGGCGTTCCCAAACGATAGCTTTGCAGCAGCGGTGGATACGAAGGTGATTTTGGACGGAACAGAGCTCGTGCAGCCGGAAAATACGAAAGCCGAAATCATTGACAAAAAAGTCATGATCCCGATTCGGATCGTATCGGAAAGCTTGGGCTACGACGTGCTCTGGAATAAGCAGGCACAGACGGTCACAATTAGTAAGGAAGGCACGCTGATTGAAATGACGGTAGGCCAGAAAGCGGCAAAGGTCAATACGGCTGCCATCGATATCGATGCTCCTCCTGTAATGAAAAAAGGAACAACGCTCGTTCCGCTGCGCTTCGTAGGCGAGCAGATGAATCTCAAGGTTGGCTGGAACAATACGACGAAGACGGTCACTTTAACGAGCCCGATTCCAGAGGTGATAGACGAAGAGGTTGGAAATGATCCGGTTACTCCGCCGCCTTCCGAAACAGGAGGCACCATTATTGATGGAGCTATCCCGAGTGGCGTGTCAACAGTAAGCGCTATCAGTTTTAATGACAACCGGCTTATCGTCACGACAAGCGGCAAAGTAGGGCCGAAAATTTTCACGATGAAGGCGCCTGATCGCCTCGTCATCGATTTGCCAAATTCGGCTTTTGCACCGTCGTTTGGCGATGGACAAGCTTTGAATGGCAGCCAGATGGGCGAACTTGTCATTACGGACAGCTCAGATGTTACGAAGGTGCGTTATTCTTTGTTTACCCGCGAGCCGTCGGCTATTCGCATCGTTTTGGATTTGAGACAGGCGACCTCCTATCAGCTTGTCAGCGATGATTCTGGCCTTTATGTCGTAGACCTTAATGTGGACGGCGACGTAGGCGGTGCACCGATTGTGCCGCCAATCAGTTCAGACGGCAAAAAAATCGTCGTCATTGATCCGGGCCACGGCGGTGTAGAACCAGGCAAGGTGGCGCTGACAGGGCTGCAGGAAAAAATAATCAATCTGGCGCTTTCCTTGAAAGTCGAGCAGCTGCTGAAGCAGGTGCCTGCCATTAATGTGGTGATGACGCGAAAGGATGATACTACACTCAGCCTTTCGAATCGTGCGAAGCTGGCAAATGCACTGAATGCCGATTTATTCGTCTCCCTGCATGCGAACGGCTACACGACATCTACAGCTTCAGGCACAGAGACGTATTATGCGCGGGATTCGAGCATACCATTAGCTAAGACGATTCATCGCTATTTGGTGGAAGCGACTGGACTTAGAGATCGCGGAGTGAAATACGGCAACTATCACGTCATACGAGAGACAACGATGCCAGCGGTTCTGCTAGAGACAGGCTTTATGAGCAATGCATCGGATTTGGCGGTTATTACGAATGAAACGGTGGAAATGCGTATGGCAAAAGGCATCGTTGAGGGAATTAAAGAATATTTGGGTATTAAATAG